In Vagococcus luciliae, one genomic interval encodes:
- the nrdF gene encoding class 1b ribonucleoside-diphosphate reductase subunit beta — translation MTTLDNSYYQAINWNAVEDIIDKSTWEKLTEQFWLDTRIPLSNDLDDWRNFNDDQKENIGLVFGGLTLLDTIQSESAIEALRKDSRTPHEEAVLNNIQFMESVHAKSYSSIFSTLNTKAEIEEIFEWTNTNPQLQKKAEIINEIYLNGSPLQKKVANVYAETFLFYSGFYAPLYYLGNNKLANVAEIIKLIIRDESVHGTYIGYKFQLGFNELSNEEQEEMKEWMYDLLFTLYENEEVYTELLYDKLGWTDEVKTFLRYNANKALMNLGMVPLFPDTANDVNPIVMNGLSTGTSNHDFFSQVGNGYLLGTVEAMENDDYLIGM, via the coding sequence ATGACCACGTTAGACAATAGCTATTACCAAGCAATTAACTGGAATGCTGTTGAAGACATTATTGATAAGTCCACTTGGGAAAAATTGACAGAACAATTTTGGTTGGATACACGTATTCCTTTATCAAACGATTTAGATGATTGGCGTAACTTTAACGACGATCAAAAAGAAAATATCGGTCTGGTATTTGGTGGGTTAACACTACTAGATACGATTCAATCTGAAAGTGCCATCGAAGCCTTACGAAAAGACAGCCGTACACCTCATGAGGAAGCTGTGTTAAACAATATTCAATTTATGGAATCTGTTCATGCCAAAAGTTATTCATCCATCTTTAGTACACTAAACACTAAAGCTGAGATTGAAGAAATTTTTGAATGGACAAACACCAATCCTCAACTACAAAAAAAAGCTGAGATTATTAATGAAATTTATTTAAATGGATCCCCACTACAAAAAAAAGTAGCCAACGTGTATGCTGAAACGTTTCTTTTCTACTCTGGTTTTTACGCACCATTGTACTACTTAGGAAACAACAAATTAGCAAACGTAGCTGAGATTATTAAATTAATCATCCGTGATGAGTCAGTTCATGGGACTTATATTGGGTATAAATTTCAACTAGGTTTCAATGAATTAAGTAATGAAGAACAAGAAGAAATGAAAGAATGGATGTATGACTTACTCTTCACTCTTTACGAAAACGAAGAAGTCTATACTGAATTATTATATGATAAATTAGGTTGGACAGATGAGGTTAAAACATTCTTGCGTTATAATGCAAATAAAGCTCTAATGAACTTAGGGATGGTTCCATTATTCCCAGATACAGCCAATGACGTGAACCCTATTGTCATGAACGGCTTATCAACTGGTACAAGTAACCATGACTTTTTCTCTCAAGTAGGAAATGGTTATTTACTTGGGACAGTAGAAGCAATGGAAAATGATGATTACTTAATCGGTATGTAA
- the thiT gene encoding energy-coupled thiamine transporter ThiT encodes MSKRSRIILEGTIVAALSMALSFIPLNIGTGFSVSLGMIPLTLYALRRGTVPGIYAGLVWGLLHFLMGQVYFLTVSQVIIEYIFAFAAAGFSGLFSKKLQATLKTNSSNAWRYVVSGTFVGVLARYIFHFIAGFIFWGKYAIWGLSPVTYSLVANGISGLLTGVVTMVILLLILNKNKSLFMPQDN; translated from the coding sequence ATGTCTAAAAGGTCAAGAATTATTTTAGAGGGGACGATCGTTGCCGCATTATCAATGGCATTATCGTTTATTCCATTAAATATAGGGACAGGATTTTCTGTTTCCTTAGGAATGATTCCCTTAACATTATATGCATTACGTCGTGGAACTGTACCGGGAATATATGCTGGGTTAGTTTGGGGCTTACTACATTTTTTAATGGGACAAGTTTATTTTTTAACCGTCTCTCAAGTTATTATTGAATACATTTTTGCTTTTGCAGCGGCTGGTTTTTCTGGCTTGTTTAGTAAAAAACTACAAGCAACTTTGAAAACTAATTCATCAAATGCTTGGAGATATGTTGTTTCTGGAACATTTGTTGGTGTGTTAGCGCGTTACATTTTTCATTTTATTGCCGGATTTATCTTTTGGGGTAAATATGCCATTTGGGGATTATCCCCAGTGACGTATTCATTAGTAGCAAATGGGATAAGTGGTTTACTGACTGGTGTTGTGACAATGGTTATTTTACTATTAATCTTGAATAAAAATAAAAGCCTATTTATGCCACAAGATAATTAA
- a CDS encoding SpaA isopeptide-forming pilin-related protein, with product MKKSIIRVWMIFVTLFLFCMGIVTVASGQSFPEGGDIYSDLGPNLGELGIASKFHAFAENSVEIGAHVNGNIACNNFYANSNFGTDIREGTLNQEIVYLNKVHSIVSSSFINENDQRSTKFVVGKDNKLDIVDNGRYVSLNGIKLDHVPISSIYQDHNKEYIDFQYEFNRLEQKASYFYTLSKIFLDNNSFEDKNIRKFIVPEIKEDTVFINIKSELLESNTPFQIINPYNKLVIINVTGEVNKLNVLSKIEYNNRSNHETEDFSDANLIWNFGNNITGLNIEAPFLGTVLAPKADINVDKNLDGSIIGKNIKINSETHRWDPNPIFPIFGAVRLIKEDGLTHEVLSGAKFSLYTAAGEEVASELTTNAKGILNYEGLSVGSYYFVETQAPEGYELDTSPQRFAIKAGETSEVTEMKMSNQKTAEERGAVRLIKEDGLTHEVLSGAKFSLYTAAGEEVASELTTNAKGILNYEGLSVGSYYFVETQAPEGYELDTSPQRFAIKAGETSEVTEMKMSNQKTAEERGAVRLIKEDGLTHEVLSGAKFSLYTAAGEEVASELTTNAKGILNYEGLSVGSYYFVETQAPEGYELDTSPQRFAIKAGETSEVTEMKMSNQKTAEERGAVRLIKEDGLTHEVLSGAKFSLYTAAGEEVASELTTNAKGILNYEGLSVGSYYFVETQAPEGYELDTSPQRFAIKAGETSEVTEMKMSNQKTAEERGAVRLIKEDGLTHEVLSGAKFSLYTAAGEEVASELTTNAKGILNYEGLSVGSYYFVETQAPEGYELDTSPQRFAIKAGETSEVTEMKMSNQKTAEERGAVRLIKEDGLTHEVLSGAKFSLYTAAGEEVASELTTNAKGILNYEGLSVGSYYFVETQAPEGYELDTSPQRFAIKAGETSEVTEMKMSNQKTAEERGAVRLIKEDGLTHEVLSGAKFSLYTAAGEEVASELTTNAKGILNYEGLSVGSYYFVETQAPEGYELDTSPQRFAIKAGETSEVTEMKMSNQKTADRIIVKDKKNIRRQLPKTGDKFDIELIYIGFLLLLSCVMLFCLN from the coding sequence ATGAAAAAAAGCATTATAAGGGTTTGGATGATTTTTGTAACTTTGTTTTTATTCTGTATGGGTATTGTAACTGTTGCGAGTGGTCAGTCATTTCCAGAAGGGGGAGATATTTATTCAGATTTGGGCCCCAATTTAGGTGAGTTGGGTATAGCATCTAAGTTTCATGCTTTTGCTGAAAATAGTGTTGAAATAGGAGCACATGTTAATGGTAATATTGCTTGTAATAATTTTTATGCTAACTCGAATTTTGGAACGGATATTCGTGAAGGAACATTGAATCAAGAAATAGTATACTTAAATAAAGTTCATAGTATTGTTAGTTCTTCATTTATTAACGAAAATGATCAACGGTCTACAAAATTTGTAGTTGGAAAAGATAATAAGTTAGATATAGTAGATAATGGTCGTTATGTGTCTCTTAACGGGATCAAATTGGATCACGTACCGATTTCTTCTATTTATCAGGATCACAATAAAGAATATATAGATTTTCAATATGAATTTAATAGATTAGAACAAAAAGCATCATATTTTTATACGTTAAGTAAAATATTTTTAGATAATAATAGTTTTGAAGATAAAAACATAAGAAAATTTATAGTCCCCGAAATTAAAGAAGATACCGTTTTTATAAATATTAAGAGTGAGTTATTAGAGAGTAATACTCCTTTTCAAATTATTAATCCTTACAACAAATTAGTCATTATAAATGTTACAGGGGAAGTCAATAAACTGAATGTATTGTCTAAAATAGAATATAACAATCGTAGTAACCATGAAACAGAGGATTTTTCAGATGCTAATTTGATATGGAACTTTGGAAATAATATTACAGGTTTAAATATAGAGGCCCCTTTTTTAGGGACTGTTTTGGCTCCAAAGGCAGATATAAATGTGGATAAAAATCTTGATGGTAGTATAATCGGGAAAAATATTAAAATAAATAGTGAGACTCATCGATGGGATCCAAACCCAATTTTTCCAATATTTGGAGCAGTACGTTTGATCAAAGAAGATGGGTTAACGCATGAGGTATTATCTGGGGCCAAATTTAGTTTGTATACGGCCGCGGGTGAGGAAGTGGCGAGTGAATTGACCACGAATGCGAAAGGCATTTTAAATTATGAGGGCTTATCTGTGGGGTCGTATTACTTTGTGGAAACTCAAGCCCCAGAGGGGTATGAGTTAGACACGAGCCCTCAACGATTTGCGATTAAAGCAGGTGAAACCAGTGAAGTGACTGAGATGAAAATGAGCAATCAAAAGACGGCGGAAGAACGTGGGGCCGTTCGATTGATCAAAGAAGATGGGTTAACGCATGAGGTATTATCTGGGGCCAAATTTAGTTTGTATACGGCCGCGGGTGAGGAAGTGGCGAGTGAATTGACCACGAATGCGAAAGGCATTTTAAATTATGAGGGCTTATCTGTGGGGTCGTATTACTTTGTGGAAACTCAAGCCCCAGAGGGGTATGAGTTAGACACGAGCCCTCAACGATTTGCGATTAAAGCGGGTGAAACCAGTGAAGTGACTGAGATGAAAATGAGCAATCAAAAGACGGCGGAAGAACGTGGGGCCGTTCGATTGATCAAAGAAGATGGGTTAACGCATGAGGTATTATCTGGGGCCAAATTTAGTTTGTATACGGCCGCGGGTGAGGAAGTGGCGAGTGAATTGACCACGAATGCGAAAGGCATTTTAAATTATGAGGGCTTATCTGTGGGGTCGTATTACTTTGTGGAAACTCAAGCCCCAGAGGGGTATGAGTTAGACACGAGCCCTCAACGATTTGCGATTAAAGCGGGTGAAACCAGTGAAGTGACTGAGATGAAAATGAGCAATCAAAAGACGGCGGAAGAACGTGGGGCCGTTCGATTGATCAAAGAAGATGGGTTAACGCATGAGGTATTATCTGGGGCCAAATTTAGTTTGTATACGGCCGCGGGTGAGGAAGTGGCGAGTGAATTGACCACGAATGCGAAAGGCATTTTAAATTATGAGGGCTTATCTGTGGGGTCGTATTACTTTGTGGAAACTCAAGCCCCAGAGGGGTATGAGTTAGACACGAGCCCTCAACGATTTGCGATTAAAGCGGGTGAAACCAGTGAAGTGACTGAGATGAAAATGAGCAATCAAAAGACGGCGGAAGAACGTGGGGCCGTTCGATTGATCAAAGAAGATGGGTTAACGCATGAGGTATTATCTGGGGCCAAATTTAGTTTGTATACGGCCGCGGGTGAGGAAGTGGCGAGTGAATTGACCACGAATGCGAAAGGCATTTTAAATTATGAGGGCTTATCTGTGGGGTCGTATTACTTTGTGGAAACTCAAGCCCCAGAGGGGTATGAGTTAGACACGAGCCCTCAACGATTTGCGATTAAAGCGGGTGAAACCAGTGAAGTGACTGAGATGAAAATGAGCAATCAAAAGACGGCGGAAGAACGTGGGGCCGTTCGATTGATCAAAGAAGATGGGTTAACGCATGAGGTATTATCTGGGGCCAAATTTAGTTTGTATACGGCCGCGGGTGAGGAAGTGGCGAGTGAATTGACCACGAATGCGAAAGGCATTTTAAATTATGAGGGCTTATCTGTGGGGTCGTATTACTTTGTGGAAACTCAAGCCCCAGAGGGGTATGAGTTAGACACGAGCCCTCAACGATTTGCGATTAAAGCGGGTGAAACCAGTGAAGTGACTGAGATGAAAATGAGCAATCAAAAGACGGCGGAAGAACGTGGGGCCGTTCGATTGATCAAAGAAGATGGGTTAACGCATGAGGTATTATCTGGGGCCAAATTTAGTTTGTATACGGCCGCGGGTGAGGAAGTGGCGAGTGAATTGACCACGAATGCGAAAGGCATTTTAAATTATGAGGGCTTATCTGTGGGGTCGTATTACTTTGTGGAAACTCAAGCCCCAGAGGGGTATGAGTTAGACACGAGCCCTCAACGATTTGCGATTAAAGCAGGTGAAACCAGTGAAGTGACTGAGATGAAAATGAGCAATCAAAAGACGGCGGATAGAATTATTGTTAAGGACAAAAAAAATATCAGACGACAATTACCAAAAACTGGAGATAAATTTGATATAGAATTAATTTATATTGGTTTTTTATTACTATTATCATGTGTGATGTTATTTTGCCTCAATTAA